One genomic segment of Syngnathus acus chromosome 1, fSynAcu1.2, whole genome shotgun sequence includes these proteins:
- the LOC119121475 gene encoding homeobox protein Nkx-2.3-like, whose protein sequence is MLTMTMMLQSSTPFSVKDILRSGRDYPPVHTAHSVPPPSGALARDSAPAPPMPFLDPELTRLVGDPEEDEEQEEEDGEAGSGLTPDGYPGTHRGGRLGTPQDMDQQKSSKHAETASSRVEASSDGVQPRPRSRRRRPRVLFSQAQVLELERRFKQQRYLSAPEREHLSAALELTSNQVKIWFQNRRYKCKRQGQTRTVEAGGLPHATPPPRRVAVPVLVRDGKPCHGSGGSTPGYPSAAAPYGYAGGYPAYTYGGPAYHQSNSSCAYGGPGAGPRPGLGLASSAPGLASSAPGLASSAPGLASFAGCPNAFVSLGGLQGLSLPAHNSQRGTRAW, encoded by the exons ATGTTGACGATGACGATGATGCTCCAGAGCTCCACGCCTTTCTCCGTCAAAGACATCTTGAGATCGGGACGGGACTACCCCCCCGTCCACACGGCCCACAGCGTCCCGCCGCCCTCCGGCGCGCTGGCCCGGGACAGCGCCCCGGCGCCACCGATGCCTTTCTTGGACCCTGAGCTCACGCGGCTCGTCGGAGACccggaggaggacgaggagcaggaggaggaagacggcGAGGCGGGAAGCGGACTGACCCCGGACGGCTACCCCGGGACGCACCGGGGGGGACGGCTGGGGACCCCCCAAGACATGGACCAGCAGAAGAGCA GCAAGCATGCGGAGACTGCGTCGTCCCGGGTCGAAGCTTCCTCGGACGGGGTCCAGCCGAGGCCgcgcagccgccgccgccggccgcGGGTGCTCTTCTCGCAGGCGCAGGTGCTGGAGCTGGAGCGCCGCTTCAAGCAGCAGCGCTACCTGTCGGCGCCCGAGCGGGAGCACCTGTCGGCGGCGCTCGAGCTCACCTCCAACCAGGTCAAGATCTGGTTCCAGAACCGCCGCTACAAATGCAAACGTCAGGGGCAAACCAGGACCGTGGAAGCGGGAGGCCTGCCCCACGCAACTCCGCCGCCGAGGCGCGTGGCCGTGCCCGTGCTCGTCCGAGACGGGAAGCCGTGCCACGGCAGCGGGGGCTCAACTCCGGGCTATCCGAGCGCCGCTGCGCCGTACGGTTACGCGGGGGGCTACCCGGCCTACACGTACGGAGGCCCCGCGTACCACCAGAGTAACTCCAGCTGCGCATACGGCGGCCCGGGGGCGGGGCCGAGGCCGGGGCTGGGGCTGGCCTCCTCGGCGCCCGGGCTGGCCTCCTCGGCGCCGGGGCTGGCCTCCTCGGCGCCGGGGCTGGCCTCCTTCGCAGGCTGCCCCAACGCCTTCGTCAGCTTAGGCGGCCTGCAGGGGCTCTCGTTGCCGGCCCACAACAGCCAGAGGGGCACCCGGGCTTGgtaa